A section of the bacterium genome encodes:
- a CDS encoding type II toxin-antitoxin system RelB/DinJ family antitoxin: MSKSAMIRARIKPELKSHTENIFHKLGLNATQAITMFYKQVELYDGLPFDVVIPTSTTKHTFKLTNEKKNFVVCEDTKDMFKKLGM; encoded by the coding sequence ATGAGTAAAAGTGCAATGATTAGAGCAAGAATAAAGCCAGAATTAAAGAGTCATACGGAAAATATTTTTCATAAGCTTGGTTTAAATGCAACACAAGCAATTACAATGTTCTATAAACAAGTTGAACTTTACGATGGACTTCCTTTTGATGTAGTAATTCCCACATCAACGACTAAGCATACTTTCAAATTAACGAATGAAAAAAAGAATTTTGTTGTTTGTGAAGATACTAAAGATATGTTTAAAAAATTGGGTATGTAA